From the Kwoniella pini CBS 10737 chromosome 8, complete sequence genome, one window contains:
- a CDS encoding phosphoenolpyruvate carboxykinase (ATP), with protein MVHGRHAHDENEGNTFLGKELKYFSQAGFDLDRIHIKRNAPIASLYEDAILNEGAVISSSGALINFSGKKTGRSPKDKRIVYEETSKDDVWWGPVNIKMDEHTFEINRERAIDYLNTRENVYVFDGFAGWDPKYRIKVRVIASRAYHALFMHNMLIRPTAEELENFGEPDFIIYNAGQFPANRFTTGMTSTTSVEVNFKRMEMVILGTEYAGEMKKGIFSVMHYLQPVKFGQLSLHSSANQAKGDNGDVTLFFGLSGTGKTTLSADPNRLLIGDDEHVWSDTGVFNIEGGCYAKTINLSAEKEPEIFNAIKFGSILENVVYNPADRRPDYDDVSITENTRCAYPIEYIPNAKIPCIADRQPSNIIMLTCDAFGVLPPVSRLTPEQAQYHFVAGYTSKTPGTEDGIVEPSPTFSTCYGQPFIILHPGRYAKMLAERMEKNKVDCWLINTGWTGGKFGTGKRCPLKYTRAIVDAIHNGTLAKAEFENFPIFNLAIPKAVEGVPSEILDPVKVWPSKDAFNAEVQKLGGMFQKAFSKYEADITAEVKNAGPIL; from the exons ATGGTACACGGAAGACACGCACACGATGAGAACGAGGGAAATACATTCCTTGGtaaagaattgaaatacTTCTCTCAAGCTGGTTTCGACCTTGATAGGATTCACATCAAG CGAAATGCTCCTATCGCTTCTCTATATGAAGATGCCATTCTTAACGAAGGTGCCGTGATCTCCTCAAGTGGTGCTCTCATCAACTTTTCAGGAAAGAAGACTGGTAGAAGTCCCAAGGATAAGAGAATCGTATACGAGGAGACTAGTAAAGATGATGTATGGTGGGGTCCCGTAAATATCAAGATGGA CGAACACACCTTTGAGATCAATCGAGAACGAGCCATTGATTACCTTAACACCCGAGAGAACGTTTACGTGTTTGACGGTTTCGCTGGTTGGGACCCTAAATACCGAATCAAAGTCCGAGTCATCGCTTCTCGAGCATACCACGCATTATTCATGCACAACATGTTGATCCGACCTACTGCTGAAGAACTCGAAAACTTTGGCGAACCAGATTTCATAATTTACAACGCTGGTCAATTCCCTGCCAATCGATTCACCACCGGTATGACTTCCACCACATCCGTAGAAGTCAACTTCAAACGAATGGAAATGGTCATTCTCGGTACAGAGTACGCTGGTGAGATGAAAAAAGGTATCTTCTCAGTGATGCACTACTTGCAACCTGTAAAATTCGGTCAACTATCACTCCACTCTTCAGCAAACCAAGCTAAAGGCGATAATGGTGATGTCACCCTCTTCTTCGGACTTTCTGGTACCGGTAAAACAACTCTCTCTGCCGATCCCAATCGTCTATTGATCGGTGATGACGAACACGTTTGGTCTGACACCGGTGTCTTCAACATCGAAGGTGGTTGTTACGCCAAGACCATCAACCTCTCGGCTGAGAAGGAACCCGAAATTTTCAACGCTATCAAATTCGGTTCTATCCTTGAAAATGTGGTCTATAACCCTGCAGACCGAAGACCAGACTACGATGATGTGTCTATCACCGAGAACACTCGATGTGCCTACCCTATCGAATACATTCCTAACGCTAAAATCCCATGTATCGCCGATCGACAACCATCCAATATCATTATGTTGACTTGTGACGCTTTCGGTGTTTTACCACCTGTATCCAGATTGACACCGGAACAAGCTCAATATCACTTTGTAGCTGGTTATACTTCCAAGACACCAGGTACCGAGGACGGTATCGTCGAGCCCTCCCCAACCTTCTCAACATGTTACGGTCAACCATTCATCATCCTGCACCCAGGTAGATATGCTAAGATGTTAGCTGAGCGAATGGAGAAGAACAAGGTGGATTGTTGGTTAATCAACACTGGATGGACAGGTGGTAAATTCGGTACTGGAAAGCGATGTCCATTGAAGTACACTCGAGCAATCGTAGATGCTATTCATAATGGTACTTTGGCTAAAGCTGAATTCGAAAACTTCCCAATATTCAACCTTGCCATACCTAAAGCCGTTGAAGGTGTTCCATCTGAAATTCTTGATCCAGTAAAAGTCTGGCCATCAAAAGACGCCTTCAATGCTGAAGTTCAAAAATTGGGTGGTATGTTCCAAAAAGCTTTCTCGAAATACGAAGCAGACATTACTGCCGAAGTCAAGAATGCCGGTCCTATCCTTTAA
- a CDS encoding lactoylglutathione lyase, whose product MSSSTTNTATYKFNHTMFRIKDPKVSIPWYENVLGMQKFKESPGGDFTNYFLAFPGGFGDKANASDDEKAAIQLNREGVLELCHNWGTESDPEFKGYASGNDEPGRGFGHIAVTVDNLEAAVKRFDELGVKFKKRPEDGKMRHIAFIYDPDGYWIEILAQQK is encoded by the exons atgtcatcttcaactaCGAACACCGCTACTTACAAGTTCAATCATACCATGTTCAGGATTAAGGATCCAAAAGTATCAATCCCTTGGTATGAAAACGTATTGGGTATGCAA aaattcaaagaatCACCAGGAGGTGATTTCACCAATTACTT CCTCGCTTTCCCAGGTGGATTTGGAGATAAAGCAAATGcatcagatgatgaaaaagctgCTATCCAGTTGAACAGAGAAGGTGTTTTAGAATTATGTCATAATTGGGGAACAG AATCTGATCCTGAATTTAAAGGTTATGCATCAGGTAATGATGAACCTGGAAGAGGTTTTGGTCATATTGCTGTAACCgttgataatttagaagCTGCAGTTAAgagatttgatgaattaggtgTTAAATTTAAGAAAAGACCTGAAGATGGTAAAATGAGA CACATCGCATTCATCTATGATCCTGATGGATACTGGATCGAAATTTTAGCTCAAcaaaaataa
- a CDS encoding sulfate adenylyltransferase, which translates to MANAPHGGVLKDLIVRDAPRHSELQEEARTLGDIFLTERQLCDLELILNGGFSPLEGFMTEKDYISVRDTLRLEPVHGQRQGTLFSMPITLDVSQEDISRLGLKEGVRVALRDPRDDAALAILTVSDIYTPDKHLEAENVMGADDIAHPAVAYLHNTVKEFYVGGKVQAIAAPTHYDYVPLRYTPSELRAHFHKLAWRKVVAFQTRNPMHRAHRELTVRAARQRRANVLIHPVVGLTKPGDVDHYTRVRAYQALMPSYPEGMAHLALLPLAMRMAGPREAVWHAIIRKNFGATHFIVGRDHAGPGKNSQGKDFYGPYDAQELVTQFKDELSIEMVPFQAMTYLPGTDEYQPVDEVPKGTVTADISGTELRNRLRTGAAIPDWFSYTGVVKVLRDSYPPRPQQGFTILISGLHNSGKDTIARALQVTLQQQGSRSVSLLLGEELRGDLDPKINRAITPEQKHINLQRIAFVASELTKAGAAVIAAPVAPYEKSRQAIRKIVNGNFFLVHVATPLEWCEKVDRRGLYKRARSGELKNLAGVDDVYEAPTDADLVCDLRHDTVPEIVHSIIMLLEGESLI; encoded by the exons ATGGCCAACGCTCCTCACGGTGGTGTTCTCAAAGATTTGATAGTCAGAGATGCTCCTCGACATTCTgaattacaagaagaagctcGAACTTTAGGTGATATCTTCCTTACCGAG AGACAATTATGTGATCTTGAACTCATTCTCAATGGTGGTTTCTCCCCTCTCGAAGGTTTCATGACTGAGAAAGACTATATCTC AGTCCGAGATACCCTCAGACTTGAACCTGTTCACGGTCAACGACAAGGTACCCTTTTCTCCATGCCTATCACCCTTGATGTTTCCCAAGAGGATATCTCAAGATTAGGTCTTAAGGAAGGTGTTAGAGTTGCTTTGAGAGATCCCCGAGATGATGCCGCTTTGGCTATCTTGACTG TCTCCGACATTTACACCCCCGACAAGCACCTCGAAGCTGAGAACGTCATGGGAGCCGATGATATCGCTCATCCAGCTGTTGCATACTTGCACAACACTGTAAAGGAATTCTACGTCGGTGGTAAAGTTCAAGCTATCGCAGCACCAACTCACTACGATTACGTCCCCTTACGATACACACCTTCCGAACTTCGAGCACATTTCCACAAATTGGCTTGGAGAAAAGTTGTCGCTTTCCAAACTCGAAACCCAATGCACAGGGCTCACAGAGAATTGACAGTTCGAGCTGCTAGACAAAGACGTGCAAATGTCCTTATTCACCCTGTAGTTGGTCTTACCAAACCTGGGGATGTTGATCACTACACTCGAGTTAGAGCTTACCAAGCTCTTATGCCTTCTTACCCTGAAGGTATGGCTCACTTGGCCCTCTTACCTCTTGCTATGAGAATGGCTGGTCCAAGAGAAGCTGTATGGCATGCTATCATTAGAAAGAACTTTGGTGCTACCCACTTT ATTGTTGGTCGTGACCACGCTGGACCAGGTAAAAACTCTCAAGGAAAAGACTTTTACGGTCCATACGATGCTCAAGAACTTGTTACTCAATTCAAGGACGAATTATCCATCGAAATGGTTCCATTCCAAGCTATGACCTACTTGCCAGGTACAGATGAATATCAACCAGTTGATGAAGTACCTAAAGGAACAGTCACTGCCGATATCTCCGGTACTGAGCTTAGAAACAGATTAAGAACCGGTGCTGCTATTCCAGATTGGTTCTCTTATACAGGTGTAGTAAAGGTATTAAGAGATTCTTACCCACCAAGACCTCAACAAGGTTTCACTATTCTTATCAGTGGTTTACACAATTCTGGAAAAGATACTATCGCTCGAGCATTACAAGTTACacttcaacaacaaggtTCAAGATCTGtatctttattattaggtgaagaattaaGAGGAGATTTAGATCCAAAGATAAATAGAGCTATTACACCTGAACAAAAACATATCAACCTTCAAAGAATCGCTTTCGTCGCTTCTGAACTTACAAAAGCTGGTGCAGCAGTCATTGCTGCTCCTGTTGCACCATATGAAAAATCTAGACAAGCCATTAGAAAAATTGTTAATGGAAACTTCTTCTTAGTACACGTTGCTACTCCTTTAGAATGGTGTGAAAAGGTAGATAGAAGAGGATTATATAAGAGAGCAAGATCTGGTGAACTCAAGAATTTGGCTGGTGTGGATGATGTTTACGAAGCTCCTACAGATGCAGATTTAGTTTGTGATCTTAGACACGATACTGTTCCTGAGATTGTTCACT CTATCATCATGTTGCTCGAAGGTGAAAGTCTCATTTAG